In the genome of Mucisphaera calidilacus, one region contains:
- a CDS encoding response regulator: MDRHTQPVHFLLVEDDEDHADLIARAMRDNRLFNKITLVTDGQAAIDFLHHKPPYEEAERPDIILLDIQLPILSGHEVLEAIKSDPDTATIPVVILSTSDNETDRQQAYKSGANSYLVKPLDFQSFHHLVKHLNLYWGILNQPPR, encoded by the coding sequence ATGGACCGACACACGCAGCCGGTCCACTTCCTTCTCGTCGAGGACGATGAAGACCACGCCGACCTCATCGCCCGCGCCATGCGCGACAACCGCCTTTTCAACAAGATCACGCTCGTAACCGATGGGCAGGCCGCCATCGACTTCCTCCACCATAAACCACCCTACGAGGAGGCCGAACGCCCCGACATCATTCTTCTTGATATCCAGCTACCCATCCTCAGCGGCCACGAGGTCCTTGAGGCTATCAAGAGCGACCCCGACACCGCCACCATCCCGGTCGTCATCCTCTCAACCTCCGACAACGAGACCGACAGGCAGCAGGCTTATAAGTCCGGAGCCAACAGCTACCTCGTCAAACCTCTCGACTTCCAGAGCTTTCACCACCTCGTGAAACACCTCAACCTCTACTGGGGCATCCTGAACCAGCCTCCGCGTTAA
- a CDS encoding PilZ domain-containing protein yields the protein MHTTNQRQSQRTRPSARSSRCTVRGKGREVKAVITDFSDTGLGVRLQPEKALHVGDIIQVAARPRDLPTKARIVRIHTTAQDDPRQAIIGCSWASSNDRRQRRMHGRMRPCHA from the coding sequence CCCGACCTTCGGCCCGATCCTCACGCTGCACCGTGAGAGGCAAGGGGCGCGAAGTCAAAGCCGTCATCACCGACTTCTCCGACACCGGGCTGGGCGTCCGGCTCCAACCCGAGAAGGCTCTGCACGTGGGCGACATCATTCAGGTCGCAGCACGCCCGCGAGACCTGCCCACCAAGGCACGCATCGTAAGGATCCACACGACGGCGCAGGACGACCCACGACAGGCCATCATCGGATGCTCGTGGGCAAGCTCGAATGATCGACGTCAGCGACGTATGCACGGGCGGATGCGCCCCTGCCACGCCTGA
- a CDS encoding GAF domain-containing sensor histidine kinase, with amino-acid sequence MNRIATQNSEPCRLRMAQYEEDWIAADQHACDALLRLAHRHFKAPAALMIDSGQGGQNLAASEGIDLSNPERERAFCELMSQAAELTVIPDATQDPRTASNPLVAADPGVRFYTGISLRLDHPPTTGTLCILDTRTRPWTDDDEAALADFAGLAAEHINRIREAERLHDQSSNLRAIIDTVPTRIYLKDLNNTIIDLNIAAATDLKHDRSEIIGRNVRELFAASEEPSALTDDQYVLNSGQPQVGLEEVRDGGRGETQIIRTDKYPILNEDGRVHRVVVLATDVTDQRDIERELMETSQRLQLSMRGACQGAWDLNLEDNSVVFNDTWYTMLGYEPEELPMAFETWEKLSHPEDLAEAVSRLKAHCEGNTEYYDASLRMKTKPGDWKWIRTTGQVVRCDLSGKPTRVSGMHLDVDIAKRAELELAEKNQQLELINADLERFVYSASHDLKSPIVTILGYCGYMLEDIADGRYDEVTREIERVRRAATRMRNHIDDLLAVSRIGVDSAILEKVSVAQVLNEVLTDHESQLAEAGMTLKSYIEDEFILCSEIHIRQVMENLLSNAIRHGRTGKDDQITCWIESTPDEAIICVEDRGPGVDPKHAERIFGLFQKLTNDGSSSGVGLSIVRRVAEIYGGRAWVEPGQEGGARFRVSFPKQRTDARDQE; translated from the coding sequence ATGAACCGCATCGCAACCCAGAACAGCGAGCCGTGCAGGCTACGCATGGCGCAGTACGAAGAAGACTGGATCGCCGCCGATCAGCACGCCTGCGATGCTCTGCTGCGCCTCGCACATCGACACTTCAAAGCACCCGCTGCTCTGATGATCGATTCCGGGCAGGGCGGTCAGAATCTGGCAGCCAGTGAAGGCATCGATCTCAGCAATCCGGAACGCGAACGCGCCTTCTGTGAGTTGATGTCCCAGGCCGCCGAACTCACGGTGATCCCCGACGCCACGCAGGATCCGCGAACCGCCTCCAACCCGCTCGTCGCCGCAGACCCCGGGGTCCGCTTCTACACCGGCATCAGTCTCCGACTCGATCACCCTCCAACCACTGGAACGCTCTGCATCCTCGACACACGGACCCGGCCATGGACCGACGACGACGAAGCCGCACTCGCCGACTTCGCAGGGCTGGCCGCCGAACACATCAACCGGATTCGTGAGGCCGAACGCCTGCACGATCAGAGCAGCAACCTCCGCGCGATCATCGACACCGTCCCGACGCGTATCTACCTCAAAGACCTAAACAACACGATCATCGACCTGAATATCGCGGCCGCAACAGATCTCAAACACGATCGATCCGAAATCATCGGTCGCAACGTCAGGGAACTCTTCGCCGCCTCCGAAGAGCCCTCGGCTCTCACCGACGACCAATACGTACTCAATAGCGGCCAACCTCAGGTTGGCCTTGAAGAAGTCCGCGATGGAGGCCGGGGCGAAACGCAGATCATCCGTACCGACAAGTACCCCATCCTGAACGAAGACGGACGCGTGCACCGCGTCGTGGTCCTGGCCACCGACGTTACCGATCAACGCGACATCGAACGCGAGCTGATGGAAACATCGCAGCGGCTCCAGCTCTCTATGCGTGGGGCCTGCCAGGGTGCCTGGGACCTCAACCTCGAGGACAACTCCGTTGTTTTCAACGACACCTGGTACACGATGCTCGGCTACGAGCCCGAAGAACTGCCGATGGCCTTCGAGACCTGGGAAAAACTCTCCCACCCCGAGGACCTCGCAGAGGCCGTCAGCAGGCTCAAGGCCCACTGCGAGGGCAACACCGAGTACTACGACGCGTCCCTGCGGATGAAAACCAAACCAGGCGACTGGAAGTGGATCCGCACCACCGGACAGGTCGTCCGATGCGACCTCTCAGGCAAACCCACACGCGTCTCCGGCATGCACCTCGACGTCGATATCGCCAAGCGCGCCGAGCTTGAACTCGCCGAGAAAAACCAGCAGCTCGAACTGATCAACGCCGACCTCGAACGCTTCGTCTACTCCGCCTCCCACGACCTCAAATCACCCATCGTCACGATCCTCGGCTACTGCGGCTACATGCTCGAAGACATCGCAGACGGCCGGTACGACGAGGTTACCCGAGAGATCGAACGCGTCAGGCGTGCCGCGACGCGCATGAGAAACCATATCGACGACCTCCTCGCCGTCAGCCGAATCGGTGTCGACAGCGCGATTCTCGAGAAAGTCTCCGTCGCGCAGGTCCTCAACGAGGTCCTCACCGATCACGAGAGCCAGCTCGCCGAGGCCGGCATGACGCTCAAGTCCTACATCGAGGACGAGTTCATCCTCTGCAGCGAGATCCACATCCGGCAGGTCATGGAAAACCTGCTCTCCAACGCCATCCGGCACGGCCGGACAGGCAAGGACGATCAGATCACCTGCTGGATCGAGTCCACGCCCGATGAAGCGATCATCTGTGTGGAGGACCGCGGGCCGGGCGTCGATCCGAAGCACGCGGAACGTATCTTCGGACTCTTCCAGAAACTCACCAACGACGGATCCAGCTCAGGCGTCGGCCTCTCCATCGTGCGCCGCGTCGCCGAGATCTACGGCGGACGCGCCTGGGTCGAGCCAGGGCAGGAGGGCGGTGCTCGCTTCCGTGTCTCCTTCCCAAAGCAGCGCACAGACGCCCGTGATCAGGAGTGA